A part of Rhinoderma darwinii isolate aRhiDar2 chromosome 1, aRhiDar2.hap1, whole genome shotgun sequence genomic DNA contains:
- the LOC142750279 gene encoding perilipin-2-like, with translation MTKKCILQIDWDPSKVHKQWNTLSHNIFHINITLFSKIEYARKNMNDANHKIHDAQEKIYNKWVEWTKGTGQDSGETESTEQIESRTLNIARHLTQQLQTTCLSLVTSVQGLPKNIQNKAQNVSALAADVYQNFRSASSFREMSDGLLTTSKDQFTKMKDSMDDVMDYLVNNTPLNWLVGPFYPQLADGQNGAQQVDGGDSANKE, from the exons ATGACCAAAAAGTGCATCCTCCAGATTGACTGGGACCCTAGCAAGGTCCATAAGCAGTGGAACAC TCTCTCCCACAACATCTTTCATATAAACATTACCCTGTTCTCTAAGATTGAATATGCAAGGAAGAACATGAATGATGCTAATCATAAAATCCACGATGCACAGGAGAAAATCTACAATAAGTGGGTGGAGTGGACAAAAGGCACAGGACAAGATAGTGGAGAAACTGAAAGCACTGAG CAAATTGAATCCCGCACTCTGAATATTGCCCGACATCTCACTCAGCAACTGCAAACCACATGTCTCTCCCTGGTCACAAGTGTTCAAGGACTTCCAAAGAAcattcagaacaaagctcaaaatGTTAGTGCCTTGGCTGCAGATGTCTATCAAAACTTCCGTTCTGCCTCTTCCTTCAGAGAAATGTCTGATGGCCTCTTAACCACCAGTAAGGACCAGTTCACAAAAATGAAGGACTCTATGGATGATGTGATGGACTACTTGGTTAACAACACTCCACTAAATTGGCTGGTAGGTCCCTTTTACCCACAATTGGCTGATGGCCAAAATGGGGCGCAACAAGTTGATGGGGGTGACTCTGCCAACAAGGAATGA